The DNA region GGTGGATTGGGATGGTGCTGGATGTCATGTCAGCTGAATTTGGTGACTAAACAGTACTTTAAATCATTTATGCATCCTCCTGGTCCTTCAAAAAATGTCCATTGGCCAGATAAAGCTGATGGATTGAAGAATCAAGTGACCTATGTCTTATTGATGCACCATCACTAACATCATCATCAAGTAGgaatttacagtatatcaaaaCAAGAAGAAGATGCAATATTGACTACTTTCAACAGGAATGATATCtttcaataaaacatttatagaggcaatgtaaaatataactgattaaacatgttaaacacTGTTTTTCACATAGAATTTGTTTGATGTGCAATTTTGAAAGCCTATAAAATAGAACTGGTACAAAAGACATCTTAGCTTTATCTAACATTTTACAGGCAAGAagtgtgaaaatataaaaattaatattttaacattataatttttgttcCACAGGGTCATGGCAAAGGTCAAATTATAGGTCAATAGaacattttaagggaaatttaTAAGAGTTAATTCTGATTGCAGATTTGGAATCCTCCTTAAATGGCCATTAATTTGTTACTTGTTTCATTAAAATCGGACTAGTAGTTTTGAAAATATTCACGTTTTAAAATCGACGGTCTCGCGATATTTTGCTCTTTTTAACGATTTTCGGCCATTTTAAATTGCCCGTAACTTTTTAACGGTTTGTCCGATTtgaataaaatttgaaattttggaaTTTTTCATAGTGATTACcatatatttcaaatttgatCAAAATCTGAGATGGTGAGGTGtaaattttggttttttttgggtgatttgacatggaatgacccctaggcctagtttaggcTAGTTAGAAGTTTAGGCCCTGCAAACTACTCTTTTTTTGGACAGCTCATCAGTCAGCTgagattaataattaataagcaAACCTCCAacgattaaaaataataaacaagaaaaccATAATCAATTGGACTTTTAAAACACGATTGAATGGACCGAAACATCTCATGGGGCGAAACGTCCCAAGGCGAATCATATCAGGGCCGAATTATCCTGCGTACACTGTAGCCTGCAGCAGGCGAacgcctagctaggcctagcctggcgaTATGATAGCCGATGATTCAGTTATGGTTTCTAACAGCTTCTTCTTTTTTGGTATACACATAATACTCATatactatttaaaaaactataatCACCATAGGCctagaaataattaaaaacttaCGATAGAAGCTTCGTTTGGTTCCTGAATTTCAGAAGTCACACTCGCAGTTGTTTCCGCCATTTTCGTGAAACACGCGTAACTAATCAGTGGTTGCCAGGCTAATCAGTATATAGACCAAATTCTGCTCCTTTAAcatttgacttttttttaaatgtaatggaaATATTAGGGTCATTcttcagtaggcctaaatgtcTAAAATCGTGTCCCGATACTTTGGTGGGATAGAAACTGAAAattcatctttaaaattaaaaattcttGACTTATATAATAATCAACATCGTAAATATAAACCAAAGATAATAacattgatattgttaatttttataaaaatgtttcaggCAACCCCCTAAAACCTCATGTCCCGATCGTACATCTTCAATTTAATGATCGCCATATATATTTGATAACAGGacttttgttattgaaaatattaGTTAATCATGATTTCATGCGATTTTATTCTTCAAAATACATCTCTACATACAATAAATCTCAAactttaaagtttttgttttgaaaaagcTTGTCCCGCAGTTTTGTGTCATATCCGTCACATAATTTAAATGTGCCGTCTACAGGTTAATGAACGGCGGGGTAAAACATTGATTGTGCGTTGTAAACCTGCgaagatattgaaataaaactagccgcacattattttcaataaaagatGAAAAAGACTAATAAAACGAGGTTTTAGAGTTACAGTTGCGTACCTTTATTCAATGTCATATCCGTCACATTTCTCAATGTTTCGTTGTGACGGAGATGAGGGCCAGTGATGGATATGACTTTTTGTTATTGCCAGGGCCTTTTTTGTTGtgcattttgttttgtatatctttattatgttattacattgtatatttatgtGACTCTGGTCAATAAACATATTCAAATCATATCTTAAAGTCATTTCCGTCACATGATTTTTGAGGTTCGTCATATCCGTCACGGTTTCATCAACGTCACATGGATATTTTATCCTTttaaatcctaaaatatttcaGTAATGAACGCAATTATGTggtataattgaaatataagaTATATTCTTCTACTATGTCAATGGTTAGTAATATTAATTCAACAGAACATACTATtttctgaaaattattattttttggaatTATAATAGTAAATTTTTTTGAACGTATATTTTTCTATCTTCGTATATTTCATAAATGTGACGGATTTGACAGGAACATAGAACcatgtatttataaaatacgaataaaatacgaaatatataataaatattgcgCCAGTAATACATGTTCATTTATCTGAATACacttttaaaatctaaaaatgCAAGTTTTAAAATCGATTTTTTTATAAACCTCAAattagacacttactgaagaatgaCCCATTAATGACGTGACATTCGAGTGTGAAGatgtaaataatgtttacaattttgttgaatatgcagttttaatgtcacataataggtacccacttttaacaaaaattggatccaaacaaaatttatttacatgaaaaactGTAAGTTAAATCAAAACAACAATACTCCAAAACCGTAagggtcaaattggctgccatccaatggatttttggttgaatttaaccatttattctGCTATTTTATAAGTGAAGTAATTATGACCTATTCAAAatgatgcattttttaaattattatgtcACATTGTAATGTCAATAGGCCTATCCcttttttctaatattttatcatgtgattgttttatttatggAGTTTTTATATACAATTGGGAACTTCAGCCACCATGTGAACAAATAAAGttgatttgaattgaaataGTCAAATTTGttatacattaattattgtttatcacaaaatgtaattattagCTTAATTAGGATTAACAAATAAGTATACACtacgttttaaattaattataatatatttacattttatttcaggTTACAAATATTTGGATTCTTATCAGATAAAAACAAAAggtgacttttttttttcatttattttgtcttttaaaaTTAGATTGTGAAATAATTATGTAGTCATATGCCCTAAAAAAATCCAATTTGTTCGTTTTTTACAATGAATAGGCCAATCACTAAGGCCAACTCAAACAACGTCGTACGACGCCTGACGAGTCGTCTACGGGGAaagttaaacatgtttaatgttcTCTCCCGACGACCTAAAACCTACGACCAACGCTATCCGGGACGCTATCTCAAGACGACTCgtcgggattcaactcagacagcaccgacACGATCAAGACGTTTCAAGAGTTGGCCTTTACAAAATTTTCTGGTCAATTGGATATAATGCCGGTTATTTGGAAATCTGTACCGTTCAATAATATGCCTATTGGAAAGGCAATGAATGTTTACACAAACACATAAAATAAGGAGTACCTGTATTCCTCTCTCTTCTGTAAATACTGAAACAATACACCGTCGGCAAAAATAGGGAGACGATCCGAAATTGTGTAGGCCTAACATGAGTCGTACGCGAAACGACGCAAAAATTTGGAAATGTATGTCGTGCATACGTCTGACGTAAATTACCCTGCACTTATGGCAAACCCTTCTTTAGAGGCCAGATGTCCTATAGGCCTACGcaaaaaagtgtttttaaactagcattttttaatttctttccacaatatTCATATTCAGGCTTTACCAGGCCTGCATGATGTTTCTCACATGTACTTTCAAATTACTCTTTTATGTAAATTTACCACAAATGTACAACCATTATCGGTATGTACCATCACATGCTGCTCTAATACGGTACAGCATCTTCTACAAACCTCTTTtaggacgatcaaagtatattgatcgaaacgccgagaaactcaacagttcttttcagaactaatacacgtggtgtaccgcaaactttatatcaacatttgatttcgccatgcaaaccttcaaacaatatataacaaACTTCTTTAAATGTCCACAGTCTTTATACGGGAATACATGgcttctctcctgtgtgtgtatTCTCAATTGACTGTTTCTCCACATTGATTGTAACGAtaaagcccggcgcacactagagctttcggctgagccaactggcacgagtaacacttggctcactaaaaaatttgcCGCAAACTGTGATCGCGTTCTATCGGACGCACACTAAACGCCTCCAGTACGCGattttctgattggataattACTTACTATGCTATACGGCACGCGctgaaatatcataataaatcagaaaatgtcatgcgcagtggaattttttagtgagcagGAAGCTCACGTTCGGCGCACACTTGAGGAAAATGGCACGCgtgccaaaaaatattaaacacgatAGATATTTTCCTCAGCGGCACGCGTGGCCGATTCCTCACGAAATCCCCGGCGCACACTGTGAggcaagtgttactcgtgccagttggctcagccgaaagctctagtgtgcgccgggcttaGGCGCTCTCCAGTATATATTTTCACGTGTGAACTCAAATTTATACTTTGCTTTGGATACTTAACAAAAGATTACAAGATAGCATAGATATTATATCACATGAAAATGTTGTAAgatgataaatattaaattaacagatagAGTGAGTAACGTTAAAATATACGAGGTAACAAAAAAGAATGAAGTCAAAGAATTAAAcgaaaaagaataaaatgtatGGACACATAATGCTCGAAGATAGCCAAATCAAACAAACAAGATAACTGGATGaaccaaatattttttttaaagtgtaaaAGGCCGGAAACAAATGTAGACATTAACACAACAAATGGGAGGAGGAAGCATAATGTCTAAATGACAGAAAAGGTTTAAGAGTAGTTATACTTTCAACTCATTCCTATTTTTGAATTTAAACCCATTTCTCCGCTATACATCATTAAATATcgttttatttctttattatttttaatatcaacacACAACACAATGTTCACACTGGTATAGCTTTACACATGTGTTAACTTTTTAGATACATTCATTTGGCAGAATCCAGAaccaaaaaaatgaagaaactATACATCAATTATGAATGTGAATTTATTCTTAAAGTAGCAGTCctctaaaattattattacttttaaatTTATCTATACAGTGTTTACCTTCAAAAGGTGTCTCTACTGTATGAAATTTTTAAGTCGCTATGATTTGATTTAGTTACAGTGGTACGACCTATGCCAGAATTGCTAGCATATGTACGTACGTGGGCATTTGTTTGAAATTTCTTTTCACAATGTTTAAGTTTGTATGGTGTTTCTCTCGCAACTATTTGAACCAATAGTATGTACTTTAATTTTATCGTTCTTAATCATTCATGTTTATCTTATTTTATTGACCTTTTGgggaaataaaattattctCCATATTtgcttaattattattagtggtTCTATTGtaattaaagttaaaatgtACCCGCTGTGCCTCCTCCGTTCAATCTTGTACTTCTCAACCCTAGAAATAAAGCCTACTTGCTTACCAAGTCTAATTGCCTTCACGTGAAACatggttttgattgaaaatttaGATGTTATGTATTATCATTTTTGTTTCGTCATTTGtttcagtaaaaataaaatctcCGTATAGTTTTCCTTCGAGTCCTATATTACATTAGGCCCTACCTGACGGTCAATGACAGCAGCGACAGTGTGTGGGTTTGGTCGTTATATGCGTTTCACCATGCTGCTCATAATATCATCATCCTCACCACGTTCGTACTTTTGTCTTCATCGCCATGTCATATTGggtatcaaattgttcaatCAACACTGCGTGGAACACTGTGCTCATCACAAAATGTCCTATTTATTATCCTCTCCTCATATTATGGGTCAACTATAATCAGGGTACCTTGCGATCTCTCCAGGTATGCTACAATAATGGGTTAAGAATGTTGTTGCAAAGGCCTCGAAATTGTAGTGCCAGCCTCATGTTTACGGAATGTAAAATTCTAtctttttatgaattgttaagaaaatcgatataggcctagacctatGGCCTTATGTGTAGACTCAATTCAAGTGAAAATGTTTTAGTCTCAAAGATTATAGGCAATGTCTTATAATtataagtcaaagatgctctccaggtggaatgccatcctgagatgagtagtagtaattagtacagtcttgtttatttttaatttatttatatgtaattttactttctatggaccagagattcccaataaaagattgaatgaatgaatgaatatcatcatcatgatcatcatcatcgtcgtcgtttTGCATTGCATCGAtgaaattatattgtttaaaggtttgttGAGAACGATCAAAGTAGGCTATATTATttgaaacgtcgagaaactcaacagctTTTCAGAACTATTTTGCATATACAGTGCGTGGTCGATGTCATGATTCGTTTATAAGTCAATAAATAAAACCGTAGacatgtatttgtattttctgtatcattttatttggaaaatcTTGTGTAGATGTAAAAGTATACAATATTAAACAGTTTAGGTTCATAAAACAAACTATTAAAATCATTAGTCCTCAATGATTCGTCGGTGACACCACTGTGACACTAACTAAAcgtaatcaataatcaatacaatacaaataatatgatGTGACTGCAGAATACTCACGAAcgtaaaatgtattttgttttcacGAAGAGTCACCAATGCTAGCATACTAGTTAATTAATTAGCAATaacaaattaggcctacaccTTTTAATAGCAGAATTGTCTATAGCTTTCAGatttggaaataaaaaaaaattatatgtaaAAGCAAATGCATACCATATTAAACATATTACGTTAAATCAAAGAATCTAAAACTAAAACAGCAGTCCTCAATGTAGAAATATATTTCCCATTATTCCCTAAATAGGGTTGTTGTTATTGAATCATTGTACTATCTTTCACGTTCTACTTTACATGATGCGTTATGTGACATTGGTCTGTCATGGACCAGCGTTAATTTTAAAAGCCATGAAATGAACATATTAGCCCTACTGGTAAGATTTAATGTATAGTCAGCGCAATTAAAGGTTAATTTATATTCTATGTTTTCCTTCTCTCACACCCTACCACCAACATTGCATCCGCCCCAGTGTATATGGCCTGAATTAACTACCGTAGGTATGATATAtgtttcttcattttttaaaatctaaaactGTATTCACGTATAGTAATTCAGACCGTTAAAACAACCAATATcctgttttatatttttcttcagATTTGTTTGATCATAAAACTATTTACTATATAAAATAGTAAGCGGGGAAAAGAAAGGAAAAGGAAAACTAAAACTATATGTTAATCAGATGGATCAGTCATCTTCATAAGGGTAACCTGATAATTTGCAATTATTCATAATATAAAGTTTAAGAAGCTGGGGCTACTCAGGACAGTAcccatgaaagtgccaatttaTCAATATCACGGATGTTATTATGCTCAATATCAAGCTCTTGTAATTTTAACCTATTTGTTGAATACACCCTGATCATTACATTCATTATGTTACCTGATAGATTGCAATTATGCATGCTAAGTCTTAACAGCTTATGAGACTTACTCAAGAAAGTACCAAGTAAAGTGCCATCAATGCCACTGATATCATTATTGTCTATATTAAGCACTTTTAATTCTAGCACATTTGTTGCATACACCGtaatcatttcattcattacgtCACCTGATAGATTACAAGAGTCCATGTCAAGTTCACTCAGCTTAGGAGACTTACTCAAGAAAGTACCAAGTAAAGAGCCTTCAATGCCACTGAAATCATTATTCCTAATAACAAGTACTTCTAATTCTAACAAATCTCTTGTGTAATTTctcatcatttcattcattatgtCACCTGATAGATTGCAACCTTCCATGTCAAGTTTACACAACTTAGGAGAATTACTCAATAAAGTACCAagtaaagtaccatcaatgCCACTGATATCATTATTCCCAATATCAAGATCTTTTAATATTGACTCATTTTTTGTTGCTCTgatcatttcatttattacttCACCTGACAGCTTACAATCATTCATGCTAAGTATAAACAACTGACTCATCAAAGAACCCAGTAAAGTACCATTAATGTCGCTGAGATTATTgctattaaaattgtaaatggcATTACTTACTTTATCACAATTTTCAGTCATCATATCGTTTATTATTACACCTGATAGGTTGCATTCCTCCATAGAGGGATTTGGTAACTTACTAAGTATTTTACCATTAATGTTGATGAGATTATTACCATCGAGAATGAACTCCTGTAATAGTTGTAAGCAGCTACTTTCTTTACACTCTTTAATCATATCATGTATTATTGTACCTGATAAGTTGCAGtgttttatattaaatgaatatAGGCTAGGAGACATGTTTAATAAACAACCCAGTAAGGTACCTTCAATGTTGCTGAGATTATTCTCCATGATACTAAGACGCCCTATTCCTAAATCACCACCCATTTTACCAACCTCttcaatcattttattcattacaTCACCTGATAGATTACAATTATCTAATTCAAATTCTTgagtacaaaaatataaaatatgtgcGAGAATTTCTCCTTTATTAGGAAAATGCAATGTAttacaaaatatgtaaaaatcATTTTCGGTTGTCCTATGAATATCCCTTATAAGCTGTATAAAACTTGTATTATCAGCTGCATCAACAAACACTTTTAAAGAGTTACATATGACAACAAtttgttcttgttttgtttctgttaaaTTTTTGTTCATGTACTCATTTAGGGATTTGTTCACTCTAACATAATGTTGCTCTTCAACATGTTCCAAGTAAATACTTGCTAAAGGGCGATATGTTGATAGCTCATTTGTTATCCAATGCTTTAAAAATTTACCAGCATCACCTCCAAGAAACTCAACTGCAAAGGTATTTGCAACCTCTAAATACTCACATTCTCTTATAACTTTCCATTCTTCTTCAGGTTCAAATTCTGTAAGTAATCTTCTTACATCCTCTGGGTATTCATTAGTCACACCTTCACACTGTTTATATAGATAAAATCCGACCAATGACTCTGCTATCAACTTGTGCAGAGGCATGTACACCTCATTCTTCTCTGTGTTACTCTTTAAACTAGATGATTCTTTGTAAACAAATCCAAGACCCAGGACGAGATCAATTATATCTTGGCTTACTGTCagattgtttttgtatattgaaagtttatttgattttaaggaattatacatatattttccTAACACGATCATAGCATTTATATACTCATTTGGAGAATCTTCAAattttgaaattgtttgttttacttcGTTATTTTTTCTGAACTGATTAAAAAAACAGcgaaaaaaatctttaaaaaggtCACACCTATTAGAAGGAAGCTTTTCCTTATCATTCCATATAGTACAAATTGACGAAAGTAACATTGGATTGTTACACAATAAACATACCTGAGGGTGTTTTTGACGGAAATAATCTTTCTTGTCAATTTCCAATTCCTTCCTAAGAGAATTTCCCAACCCAGGTTCTTCAAAATACTGAAAATACTTATCAATATAGTTTCTTATGCTGAGTTCACTAAATCCGTTTACTCTCACATGCACATCACAACTGTTTTTAAATTCAGTTACATTAATTGGTCGTGAtgtaattattacaatactCTCCTCGAAATCTTCCTCTGTGAAAAGATGAGTTAAGCCCTTATTCTCAAATCTCAATTCATCTAATCCGTCCAACAAcaacacaattttattttcattttttacaatGTATTGCTTAATTAATCCGAAATCGTTTGAAAGGCCTGTTTTACATTTAAATCTGTCCATGTTCTGTTGTTTTTCAATTAGACTTAAGATGGTATCACCTGGTTCTAAATCTCTTATATTCAAAAGATATACAATTTTACCTTTAAATGCTTCAAATTCAATTTCACCTTTAGATTCTTCATTTGTTTCAGTAGACCACTTGTATGCTATGTGCCGCAATAACGTCGTTTTTCCTATACCAGCCTCGCCCTCGATAAGAACTTTACAAGCATGTTTGGATTTGATAATATTCAACACATCGGGTAATGTCGTTGGCTGGCTGTCTgtcttctttttgtttttcttgagTAGCTCCAAGTCCGTAAACATTTCCGAAATATCGACTTTGAATTCATTACTCATTATGTGTGGTGTAAACCTTCTGGCTTTTCTGCACAATTTACGCTGTTTAGCAAGCAGATAATCTCCTataatttctataaaataaacaaacattgttattatatttagaAATCATTAGTATATTTTTGTAAACCATGATTATTATGTTTCGATAAGTTATCTTACGCTGTTCTGTAACTTACCTACGAGTACAAAACAACTTACTCTTCTAAATTACGTGTTACTAATTGGGGTACTATACCTAACGTAAATAGGCCattgtcacgaactcctctcacgtatgtttccgagcggttgaaaatacttagGAACTCTCTTGTGACataaaaagtatacacacaaaaatccacaaagttgtaaaataactcaaaaacaaagctttaatttcaatcaacttcaacttttaacaatccagtaagcactttaaacaacagcttcacaataactttacaatataatatccaacctctaatccaacaaccttcttcaaattaaatgcttcaatcaaaaATCCTTCTCCCCCTttacaattgtcatacttccccttatatacaatatgttcataaccttctagatcattccttatacttcttCTTATTCTATTGATTACAGTccctattaatagcacttctggaatgttcttgattgttcttattaattatacatggtttcttaaatcaaaacatcttattctagaatgttcatgtaaatactatgttactctatatgttagggaatggtaatttattacactcccCCCTCTTTCTGAGCTCAAAACTCTTTCTTGGAGTTTTGAGGGGCTAGTATACACGGACGTGGCAAAATTTAACCCACTCCTAGTCTATAAAACTTAAATACGCCATAATAACAtggaacataattattaataattactaataatgaaCAAACAACATTCATGTAAATTTGTCCGAATGGTTCACTAATTACTGACATAGGAATCATAAAGTCCTTAAATTTAGTTCTATACTTTGAAGTTTTCTGACAAATCTCACAAGTGTTGCAATATTCAGTCACATCCTTTCTAATACCAGGCCAAAAGAATCTTTGCTTTATCCCATCTAATGTCTTTTTCCTACCTAAATGACCTGCCAAAGGAATATCATGTGAGACTTTCAATACACTATTACGGCAAGTGTATGGAACTACTAATTGCTCTATTGGTTCTGTCTGGTGTTTAGTGAAAACTTgcctaaataaaattccatCCTTACAGACTATCTTTATAGTGTCATCATCTTTCTGTACTAACATCTGTTCTCGAAGTGAAATTAAAGTTCTATCCTTAACCTGATAATCCTTAATTTTATCTCTGCCAATAtctaaaatgtctaattcaCTATCTTGGCTAGATTGAGCTTCCTTTGTTTTTGCAAACTCTTTCCTAACTTTTCGTTTCTCACTTCTGGTTTTATGAACTTTTTCCTTGGGAGGGTTGTCACTGAGTAGTTGGCCATCTGAATGTCCAAATTCTTCTTGAAAATTAACCACATCATCTAACTGACGTGAAATAACCCCAGAAGCTTTTTCCGAATTTAATTCGTTTTCCTCTcttagtttttcttttctagCATGATCTCTAGTGGCAACAAAACTATGCCTATCATGATTCTTATCCCCCTTCCCTAATAAATCTCCAAATTTAGGAAAGTCTCTACCAAGAATTACATCTCTTGGTAAATCGCTGCAAACGCCAACCAACAAATTATGGTCTTCGTTATTAACCTTAATATTGACGAATGCAGTTGGATAGGCTTGGACATGGTCATGGACGCACCTGCATGTAATTTTAGCTTGCTCCGCGCAATTAATTTTCTTAGCCGCTACTAAATCAGAATGAACAAGTGTCATATCACATCCAGAGTCTATCAAAATTTCACAATCACATCCTTCAACTAGGCCTCTACAAGTGTAAGGTGTACATGGTTTTGAAACAGTATCTGTCTTTGTCGACAAAAAGCCATCCTTACTGCGACAAAATCGTTCAATATGGCCTACTTTTTTGCACCGTCTACAAACGAGAGGTTGTCTAGCGTCAGATTGTGATTTCTGAAAGTTATCAGGGGGATTATTATTACCCTTACTGTCAACTTCAGGAGTGCCTTTCACTGTTTTCTCCTGGTTGTTTCTATGTTCgtgttttctattttgaaactttttctcAAAATCGATACCTTTTCTAgcttgaaaataattatctgcTAATTCTGCAGCATTTAATCCAGAATCTGGTTTATGTTCTTTAACCCAAATTTGTACCCCTGTGGGCATAATATCTATTAATTgctctaaaataacaatttcagctAAATTATCTTTGCTTTTATCAGCAGGCCTAGCCCACTTagtaaataaatcttttaacctaacatacatttctctataactttcttcacttttctttttaattgaccTAAACCTTTGCCTATATGTCTCTTCAGTTATGTCATACCTTTGTAATATTGCTTTCTTCACTATGTCGTACTGGTTACTTTCTGTCACTGGTAGTGATGCATAGGCTGCTCTTGCTTTGCCTGTCAAATGAGGTATTAGTTTTACTACCCAGTGTTCTTTTCGCCACTCATAGGTTTTAGCAATTCGTTCAaacgtagtgagataattttcaatatcatcACTATCAGAAAGCTTTGCAATCTGAACTTCCTTCAATCTCATTATGTCTTTTAATCGTTTCTCCTCACTGTCCTTTTGCTTATCCATTAACGCCATTACTAATGCTTGCTGTTTCTCCATATCTTCCCTACGTAAACGTTCTTGTCTTTCCATATCTTCTTTGCGTAAACGTTCTTGTTGTTCCATCATCTGCTGCATCATAAGATTCTGTTGTTGC from Antedon mediterranea chromosome 2, ecAntMedi1.1, whole genome shotgun sequence includes:
- the LOC140040129 gene encoding uncharacterized protein; its protein translation is MADREHEKSSQSTTKRRHDESEDEDEPSPKKVVQSKPKGTTEETYQMIKVVFSSWYDERREDGLFSMLKCVYSDLLNNATFSNVKSTIDMLQSLDDTGNLSPQNLTLLNDAIIITNQFGLRNLIREEVESFPDVKLVSSILSPHRQKTISFFSSLSDDDLKTINGMYNNPNKSYSDRWDMLFDLDRRIDEPLNKDNWAKFVENLNKTKKTGTAEETYQMIKVVFSSWYDERREDGLFSMLKCVYSDLLNNATFSNVKSTIDMLQSLDDTGNLSPQNLTLFNDAIIITNQFGLRDLIRKEMESFPDVKLVSSILSPHRQKTISFFSSLSDDDLKTINGMYNNPNKSYSDRWDMLFDLDRRIDEPLNKDNWAKFVENLKKTKKTGAIMIPSQDYHHHEIIGDYLLAKQRKLCRKARRFTPHIMSNEFKVDISEMFTDLELLKKNKKKTDSQPTTLPDVLNIIKSKHACKVLIEGEAGIGKTTLLRHIAYKWSTETNEESKGEIEFEAFKGKIVYLLNIRDLEPGDTILSLIEKQQNMDRFKCKTGLSNDFGLIKQYIVKNENKIVLLLDGLDELRFENKGLTHLFTEEDFEESIVIITSRPINVTEFKNSCDVHVRVNGFSELSIRNYIDKYFQYFEEPGLGNSLRKELEIDKKDYFRQKHPQVCLLCNNPMLLSSICTIWNDKEKLPSNRCDLFKDFFRCFFNQFRKNNEVKQTISKFEDSPNEYINAMIVLGKYMYNSLKSNKLSIYKNNLTVSQDIIDLVLGLGFVYKESSSLKSNTEKNEVYMPLHKLIAESLVGFYLYKQCEGVTNEYPEDVRRLLTEFEPEEEWKVIRECEYLEVANTFAVEFLGGDAGKFLKHWITNELSTYRPLASIYLEHVEEQHYVRVNKSLNEYMNKNLTETKQEQIVVICNSLKVFVDAADNTSFIQLIRDIHRTTENDFYIFCNTLHFPNKGEILAHILYFCTQEFELDNCNLSGDVMNKMIEEVGKMGGDLGIGRLSIMENNLSNIEGTLLGCLLNMSPSLYSFNIKHCNLSGTIIHDMIKECKESSCLQLLQEFILDGNNLININGKILSKLPNPSMEECNLSGVIINDMMTENCDKVSNAIYNFNSNNLSDINGTLLGSLMSQLFILSMNDCKLSGEVINEMIRATKNESILKDLDIGNNDISGIDGTLLGTLLSNSPKLCKLDMEGCNLSGDIMNEMMRNYTRDLLELEVLVIRNNDFSGIEGSLLGTFLSKSPKLSELDMDSCNLSGDVMNEMITVYATNVLELKVLNIDNNDISGIDGTLLGTFLSKSHKLLRLSMHNCNLSGNIMNVMIRVYSTNRLKLQELDIEHNNIRDIDKLALSWVLS
- the LOC140040130 gene encoding uncharacterized protein — translated: MQQQNLMMQQMMEQQERLRKEDMERQERLRREDMEKQQALVMALMDKQKDSEEKRLKDIMRLKEVQIAKLSDSDDIENYLTTFERIAKTYEWRKEHWVVKLIPHLTGKARAAYASLPVTESNQYDIVKKAILQRYDITEETYRQRFRSIKKKSEESYREMYVRLKDLFTKWARPADKSKDNLAEIVILEQLIDIMPTGVQIWVKEHKPDSGLNAAELADNYFQARKGIDFEKKFQNRKHEHRNNQEKTVKGTPEVDSKGNNNPPDNFQKSQSDARQPLVCRRCKKVGHIERFCRSKDGFLSTKTDTVSKPCTPYTCRGLVEGCDCEILIDSGCDMTLVHSDLVAAKKINCAEQAKITCRCVHDHVQAYPTAFVNIKVNNEDHNLLVGVCSDLPRDVILGRDFPKFGDLLGKGDKNHDRHSFVATRDHARKEKLREENELNSEKASGVISRQLDDVVNFQEEFGHSDGQLLSDNPPKEKVHKTRSEKRKVRKEFAKTKEAQSSQDSELDILDIGRDKIKDYQVKDRTLISLREQMLVQKDDDTIKIVCKDGILFRQVFTKHQTEPIEQLVVPYTCRNSVLKVSHDIPLAGHLGRKKTLDGIKQRFFWPGIRKDVTEYCNTCEICQKTSKYRTKFKDFMIPMSVISEPFGQIYMNVVCSLLVIINNYVPCYYGVFKFYRLGVG